Genomic DNA from Methanofollis sp. W23:
GGAGACATGGTTGAAGACCAGAAGACACACACCGCCCGAAGAAAAAAGATCGCCCACACTTGGTCCACCGCTCTTCGGTCCCCGACCACTCACCATCGCGGGGGGTCCGGGGGCACTCGTCTCCCGGTGGAGGTGAAGGATCTACTTGCCAGAAAAAATTCTCTTGCTCTCTCTCAGGGCCGGGCGGTTGCACCCCCCGGCCCCCCCCGCTGATGAAGAGCGTCGGGGGTCCGCATCCCATCTTCACGATCATCACTCTGCCTTCCAACTCTCTCTTCATCCCCTGGGCCCGGGCGGCACTCGCCCCCGGCGAAAGTGGAGGAAAGCGTGATGACTCATCGTAGAGTTTTTCCTGTGATCTCGCGCCGGGAGCGACAACGAAGTGGTGGTCCCCTGTGATGTCCCACGCGAAAGGGGGAGCACGGGTCCACACCCCCTGGAGACCCATGATCATGTTCATCACATATGCGTGAGCCAGGGGTTCATGCATGATTCTACAGAACCACAAAAAAGAAAGCGTTCGCCAGGACAGACAATTCAGTTGATTTTTTCTTTGATGATATACCCCGAACCGCTCATCGCAATCAGGAAGATGACAAAGGCAGCGATATAAGCAAGCCCGGTCCCTTCTGGCTGCATCTCCTGGGGGACCACCCCTGGCAGGGCGACGAGGAGCACGACAAAGAGCAACAGGCTTACGACCCCGGTCAGCACATCAAGTACACGCGCGTCCATATACTCACCTGTTTTGCCGTCCCCCTATTTCTCTTCTCCTGACAGGGCGTCATCCTTTTGCGGGGTCCGGGTCCATCAATTCCCTATGGACCGAGACCATGCACTCGCCCTCCTGGGCCAGTACGTCACCTCAGAGTCGCTCACCAGACACTGCATCGCCACCGCCGCAGTGATGCGAGGGCTTGCCGAAGCCCTCGGCGAGGACGCCGACCTCTGGGAGAGGATCGGGATCCTCCACGACATCGACTTCGAGATCATCGGCGAAGACATGAGCCGCCACGGTCCAGAGGGCGCCCGGATCCTCAGGGAAGAAGGACTTCCCGAAGAGGTCTGTCAGGCGGTGGAACAGCACAACCATACGCTCTTTGGACCCTACACTCAACCCCTCGACCTCGCCCTCCAGTCGGCAGACAGCATCAGCGGCTTCGTCATCGCGTGTGCTCTGGTCAAAGGCGGGGCCGTCACCACCGTCACGCCAAAGACCATCAGGAAGAAGTTGAAGGACAAGACCTTTGCCGCCGGGTGCGCGCGGGAACGGATCGCCGCAGTCGGAGCACTCATGGACCTGACCGCCTTCTACCAGATCGCCATCGATGCACTTGCCGGGCGCAAGGAGGAACTCGGCCTGCGGTAGGATTATGCCGGTACATGACGACGAGATCTGCTATGACCGGAGATGAACGCGATCAGGTGCTCAGGCACCTCGCCGAGGCGGTCGAACTCCTTAAAGAGGAGATGGACCCCGCCCTCATTCCTGAGGTCGGGACCAACATCGTCTATGCCATGGAGAAGGCGCGGGAACCCGCCGACGTCGCCGCGGTCGAAGGCCGGATCGTCAGGCTCGCCGACCGGGTCCACCCGGTCGGCGTGGTCGCCTTTGGGGCAAGCGACCATGTGGCCAGGATCGTCCTGACTGCGATGCGCTTTGACCGGCGGGTCAGGGCGGCCGCAAACATAAGGTATGCCGACGTCCTCGTCGACGAACTCGTGGAGATGATGCTCGACATCAGGTATTTCGAGCGCGCACAGGAACCGCCGGGGATCAAGACGATGGACTGGGGGGTCGCCTCCTGCTGCAAGACCGGCGTGCCCGACATCATCTATGACCGCGGGGCAGTGGGCAAGGAACCGATGATCCGCGTGCTGGGCGAGGACCCCATGGAAGTCGCGCACAATATTCTTAAACTGTCAGGACGCATTAAAGATACAAAATTGAGGGATAGGTGCGAATGGGAATAAAACCGACATATATCAAACACTTCGCGACAGATCTGATGAGAGCCCACACCGGCCGCTTCTCCGGCGATTTCGAGGAGAACAAGCAGGTCGTCGCTGAAGTGGCCGTCATAGAGTCCAAGTGTGTCAGGAACCGCGTCGCTGGATACATCACAAGGAAGCAAAACACTAAAAAGACATCAGCATAACTCCTACTCATGTTCGAGGGAGTTTATCCAGCGATTATTACTCCTTTTTCTCAGACGCCTGACCGCGCGCTCGACCTTGAGGGCCTCAGATCAAATATCGCATATTTGATTCAGGAAGGGGTTCACGGGATCGTCCCCTGCGGTTCGACTGGCGAGTCCGCGACTCTCACCTTCGAGGAACACGAGCAGGTGATCGGGGTTGCGGTGGAGGCTGCTGACGGAAAAATCCCGGTGCTTGCCGGGACAGGATCGAATAACACCGCTGAAGCGGTGCGGTTTACGAAGGCGGCGAAAGACCTGGGAGCAGACGGTGCCCTGGTCATCAGCCCGTATTACAACAAACCGAACCGCTCTGGCCTGGTCAAACACTTCACCGCCCTGGCCGACCTGGACATCCCGGTCGTCATGTACAATGTCCCAGGACGGACCGGGCAGAACCTCAAGCCCGACCTGATCGTCGAACTGGCCGACCACCCCAATATCGTCGGCGTCAAGGAGGCGAGTGGCGACCTGGAGCAGGTCTCCATGATCATCGAGGGGACGCAGGACAAGGACTTTGCTGTTCTCTCGGGCGACGATGCCCTCACGCTCCCTATCCTCGCCCTCGGCGGGGCAGGGGTCATCTCGGTCGCCGCCAACCTTGAACCCGCGCAGATGGTCGCGATGTACGACGCCGTCAGGAAAGGCGACCTGGCCACGGCAAGGAAGATCCATTACGAACTCTCGCCGCTCTTCAGGGGGATGTTCATCGAGACCAACCCCATCCCGGTGAAGACGGCGGTAGGGCTGCGCGGGATGGCTGCAGGGCCGGTCCGTCTCCCACTCGACGACCTCGATGCCGGGAAGACCGCGGCGCTCAAGGAGGTGCTGAAGTATTATGACTAAGGTCGTCGTCTGTGGCGCCCTCGGTCGGATGGGCATGATCATCGGGCGCCTGGTCTCGGAGTCCCCTGCCCTCGACCTCGTCGGCGGGGTCGATATCAGGGAGGGCTCATTTTATGGAGTGCCGGTCGTCGAGGCCGGAAAGATCGGGGAGTACCTTGACGAGGTGCGCCCGGACGTGCTCATCGACTTCACGGTGGCGAGCGCCTCGGTCGAGAACATCAAGGTCGCCGCCTCGCATGGGGTGGCCCTGGTCGTCGGGACGACCGGGTTCTCGCCAGAACAGCGCGAGGAGATCAGGACCGCCATCGAGGGGCATGTCCCTGCAGTCATCTCCAGCAATTACAGTGTCGGGGTCAACATCTTCTGGAAACTGATCCGCGAGGCGGCGCGCCTCCTCTGCGAGGGCTACGACGTGGAAGTGACCGAAGCCCACCACCGCTACAAGAAGGACGCACCGAGCGGGACGGCAAAGACGATCCTTGAGATCCTGGATGAAGAACTCGGTTCTCGTCCCCATGTCTACGGGCGTGAAGGGATGAAGGAGCGGGAGAACGAGATCGGCGTCCACGTGGTCAGGGGCGGGGATATCGTCGGCGATCATTCGGTACTCTTTGCCGGGAACTACGAGACGATCGAACTCTCGCACCGTGCCTATGACCGCGCAGTCTTCGCGAGCGGGGCCGTACGCGCCGCCGCCTGGGTACAGGGAAAGGGCCCGGGGATCTATTCGATGGACGATGTCCTGGGGCTCTGACCTGACAGACCCATCGAAATCTATTTCTCTGCTTTTTGTGAAGATATATGTTGGAGTAATAGAGTATGGTTGCAATTGTTGACTCTGATCTTTGTGTTGGATGCGAAACGTGCGTTGATGAGTGCCCGGTAGACGCCATCGCCATGGAGGACGGTATTGCAGTGATCGACAAGAACCTCTGTACCGACTGTGGGACCTGTGTCGACGTCTGTCCGGCAGAAGCCATCCAGATGGAATAAAATCCCATCTCTTCTTCTTTCGATCTCATCTCCTGATCTTTTGTGCACTCACGACCCTCCTCTCCCCGAGGGTATGGTATCGAAGGGCACGTTTCCTCATTTCACTGCATTTGTCAGAATCTATGGCCTATGGGCGTAGATAACATCGCTGATAGAGAAAAAATTAAGAATGCGTTGCAAAAGTAACATTTTAATAAACCTTTACATATAGGTAAAGTCATCCATGATTACGGTAGGAGTTCTCGGCGCTACCGGTGCCGTTGGTCAGAGGTTTGTGCAACTCCTGGCCGATCACCCGTGGTTTGATCTCAGGGTGCTGACGGCCTCGGAGCGCAGTGCTGGCAAGAAGTATCGCGAAGCAGTCAACTGGCGTCTGGATGTGCCGTTCCCAGAGGAGGCGGGAGAGACTGTTGTCAGCCCGACCACCGTCGAGGCGGTCAAGGGGTGCGACCTCGTCTTCTCGGCACTGCCTGCAGAGATCGCAGGGACGGTCGAGGCCGAAGTGGCAGCTGCCGGTGTCGGCGTCTGTTCAAATGCCAGTTCACACCGTATGGACCCCAATGTCCCGCTCGTCATTCCTGAGGTCAATGCCGATCACCTCGGTCTCATCGACGTGCAGCATGACGAAGGGCGGGACGGGTTCATCGTCACCAACCCGAACTGCTCGACGATCGTGCTCACGCTTGCCCTTGCCCCCCTGCAGCCGCTCGGGTTCACCGGGGTCCAGGTGGCGACGATGCAGGCGATCTCGGGCGCAGGGTTCAGTGGTGTCGCCGGCATGGAGATCTTCGACAATGTGGTCCCCTTCATCAAGAATGAAGAGGATAAGATGGAGAC
This window encodes:
- a CDS encoding HDIG domain-containing metalloprotein: MDRDHALALLGQYVTSESLTRHCIATAAVMRGLAEALGEDADLWERIGILHDIDFEIIGEDMSRHGPEGARILREEGLPEEVCQAVEQHNHTLFGPYTQPLDLALQSADSISGFVIACALVKGGAVTTVTPKTIRKKLKDKTFAAGCARERIAAVGALMDLTAFYQIAIDALAGRKEELGLR
- a CDS encoding thiamine-phosphate synthase family protein, yielding MTGDERDQVLRHLAEAVELLKEEMDPALIPEVGTNIVYAMEKAREPADVAAVEGRIVRLADRVHPVGVVAFGASDHVARIVLTAMRFDRRVRAAANIRYADVLVDELVEMMLDIRYFERAQEPPGIKTMDWGVASCCKTGVPDIIYDRGAVGKEPMIRVLGEDPMEVAHNILKLSGRIKDTKLRDRCEWE
- a CDS encoding 30S ribosomal protein S17e, whose amino-acid sequence is MGIKPTYIKHFATDLMRAHTGRFSGDFEENKQVVAEVAVIESKCVRNRVAGYITRKQNTKKTSA
- the dapA gene encoding 4-hydroxy-tetrahydrodipicolinate synthase, coding for MFEGVYPAIITPFSQTPDRALDLEGLRSNIAYLIQEGVHGIVPCGSTGESATLTFEEHEQVIGVAVEAADGKIPVLAGTGSNNTAEAVRFTKAAKDLGADGALVISPYYNKPNRSGLVKHFTALADLDIPVVMYNVPGRTGQNLKPDLIVELADHPNIVGVKEASGDLEQVSMIIEGTQDKDFAVLSGDDALTLPILALGGAGVISVAANLEPAQMVAMYDAVRKGDLATARKIHYELSPLFRGMFIETNPIPVKTAVGLRGMAAGPVRLPLDDLDAGKTAALKEVLKYYD
- the dapB gene encoding 4-hydroxy-tetrahydrodipicolinate reductase; this encodes MTKVVVCGALGRMGMIIGRLVSESPALDLVGGVDIREGSFYGVPVVEAGKIGEYLDEVRPDVLIDFTVASASVENIKVAASHGVALVVGTTGFSPEQREEIRTAIEGHVPAVISSNYSVGVNIFWKLIREAARLLCEGYDVEVTEAHHRYKKDAPSGTAKTILEILDEELGSRPHVYGREGMKERENEIGVHVVRGGDIVGDHSVLFAGNYETIELSHRAYDRAVFASGAVRAAAWVQGKGPGIYSMDDVLGL
- a CDS encoding 4Fe-4S binding protein, whose amino-acid sequence is MVAIVDSDLCVGCETCVDECPVDAIAMEDGIAVIDKNLCTDCGTCVDVCPAEAIQME
- the asd gene encoding aspartate-semialdehyde dehydrogenase — encoded protein: MITVGVLGATGAVGQRFVQLLADHPWFDLRVLTASERSAGKKYREAVNWRLDVPFPEEAGETVVSPTTVEAVKGCDLVFSALPAEIAGTVEAEVAAAGVGVCSNASSHRMDPNVPLVIPEVNADHLGLIDVQHDEGRDGFIVTNPNCSTIVLTLALAPLQPLGFTGVQVATMQAISGAGFSGVAGMEIFDNVVPFIKNEEDKMETEPRKIMGTFDGATVEPASFSISACCNRVPVIDGHTMSVWLDLDRSLEEIRQAFEEYVAPFSGLPSQPAKSVEYLKQPDRPQPRLDRNRGNGMTVSVGRLREGPRFTALGHNTIRGAAGASVLNAELICKEKYL